The Sphingobacterium bambusae genome includes a window with the following:
- a CDS encoding pyridoxal phosphate-dependent aminotransferase: MSTTSYLSDRINNLSESATLKMTKLGRELAAKGINVISLSVGEPDFNTPDNVKEAAKKALDDNFTRYSPVPGYPELRQAIVDKLKNENGLTYEPSQIVVSTGAKQSLSNVILTLINPGDEVIIPTPYWVSYSEMVVLAEGKSVFINTDIESDFKITPAQLEAAITPKTKLFMFSSPCNPTGSVYSKEELAGLAKVFEKYPDIFILSDEIYEHINFVDKHESIAQFESIKERVIIVNGFSKAFAMTGWRLGYIAANKEIAAANDKLQGQTTSGTCSIAQRAGIIAYNEGLASVQTMKEAFLRRRQLVYDLLNAIPGVKTNLPEGAFYFFPEISSFFGKKDANGNVIKDSSDLALYLLNEGHIATVGGDSFGNNNYIRLSYAASDDNLKEALRRMKEALGKLA, encoded by the coding sequence ATGAGTACGACATCATATTTATCAGATAGGATTAATAATCTATCCGAATCAGCGACGCTTAAAATGACAAAGCTTGGTCGCGAGTTGGCTGCCAAAGGCATCAACGTAATTAGTTTAAGTGTGGGTGAGCCCGACTTTAACACACCTGATAATGTTAAGGAAGCGGCTAAAAAGGCGCTGGACGATAATTTCACCCGCTACTCTCCAGTACCGGGCTATCCAGAGCTACGTCAAGCGATTGTTGACAAGTTGAAAAACGAAAACGGCCTAACGTATGAACCTTCCCAGATTGTAGTATCTACAGGGGCAAAACAGTCGCTTTCCAACGTTATTTTGACCTTAATCAATCCAGGGGACGAAGTCATTATCCCTACGCCTTACTGGGTTTCATATTCCGAAATGGTGGTATTGGCAGAGGGAAAATCTGTATTCATCAATACCGATATCGAGTCAGACTTCAAGATCACGCCTGCTCAATTGGAAGCAGCTATAACGCCTAAAACAAAATTGTTTATGTTCTCTTCTCCGTGTAATCCGACAGGTTCGGTATACAGCAAGGAGGAATTGGCAGGTTTAGCGAAAGTTTTTGAAAAATATCCCGATATTTTCATCCTTTCCGACGAGATTTACGAACATATCAACTTTGTCGACAAACATGAATCCATTGCACAATTTGAGAGCATCAAAGAACGTGTGATTATTGTGAACGGCTTTTCCAAAGCTTTTGCGATGACAGGATGGCGTCTTGGCTATATTGCAGCAAACAAAGAAATTGCGGCAGCTAATGACAAGTTACAAGGACAGACAACATCTGGAACTTGTTCGATAGCGCAACGCGCAGGTATAATCGCATACAACGAGGGCTTAGCCAGCGTACAAACCATGAAGGAAGCATTTCTACGTCGTCGCCAACTGGTGTATGATTTATTAAATGCAATCCCTGGCGTGAAGACAAACCTTCCTGAGGGCGCGTTCTATTTCTTCCCGGAGATTAGTTCATTCTTCGGCAAAAAAGATGCAAATGGCAATGTTATTAAAGATTCTTCGGATTTAGCGCTATACCTTTTAAATGAAGGCCATATTGCTACTGTGGGTGGAGACTCATTCGGAAACAACAACTATATACGTCTTTCTTACGCAGCTTCAGACGATAACTTGAAAGAGGCTTTGCGCAGAATGAAGGAAGCTTTAGGAAAGCTAGCGTAG
- the glgB gene encoding 1,4-alpha-glucan branching protein GlgB, translated as MSETVVVYSLFTEFDISLFRSGKHFKLYEKLGSHACHVDGKQGVHFAVWAPNAQSVSVTGNFNGWNPHSHQLHVRWDSSGIWEGFIEGLNLGEVYKYHIHSNTGELLEKADPFALYNEIAPRTASFVSSTWYQWDDEKWMKNRQEVNALDKPFSVYEMHLGSWARDPEDPLRLLNYREIAQKLVPYIVEMEFTHVEFMPIMEHPYYPSWGYQITGYFAASSRYGSAQDLMFLIESLHKNGIGVLLDWVPSHFPGDAHGLYRFDGSHLFEHEDPRKGYHPDWKSYIFNYGRNEVRSFLISNAFFWLDRYHIDGLRVDAVASMLYLDYSREEGQWEPNAFGGRENLEAVHFLQEFNEAVYSHFPDVQTIAEESTSWPGVSKPTFAGGLGFGMKWMMGWMHDTLNYFKEDPINRKYYHNQMTFATVYGFHENFMLPLSHDEVVYGKQSLIYKMPGDEWQKFANLRALYLYMYTFIGTKLLFMGGEFAQTSEWNVNQSLDWHLTQYAPHRGMQRFVKALNKLYRGEPSLYEKGFSTDGFEWIELGDHTNSIFAFLRKGHEEDNDILVVLNLTPVVRDYRVGVPKAGNWEVILNSDDLAFYGSGLEQEQVASDRIFWMNKPHSIQLILPPLAGIVLKRI; from the coding sequence ATGAGCGAAACGGTAGTAGTTTATTCTTTATTTACGGAGTTTGATATCAGCCTGTTTCGGTCAGGAAAACATTTTAAGCTTTATGAGAAATTAGGTTCCCATGCCTGTCATGTGGACGGAAAGCAGGGTGTTCATTTTGCGGTATGGGCACCCAACGCACAATCCGTTTCGGTAACGGGCAATTTCAATGGTTGGAATCCACATAGTCATCAGTTGCATGTGCGTTGGGACAGTAGCGGTATTTGGGAAGGTTTTATTGAGGGACTAAATTTGGGTGAGGTCTACAAATATCACATCCATTCCAACACCGGCGAGCTGTTGGAAAAGGCAGATCCCTTTGCACTATACAATGAGATTGCACCCCGTACGGCTTCTTTCGTATCCAGCACTTGGTACCAATGGGACGATGAAAAGTGGATGAAGAATCGTCAAGAGGTAAATGCATTGGATAAGCCATTTTCGGTTTATGAGATGCACCTCGGTTCTTGGGCACGAGATCCTGAAGATCCCTTGCGTCTATTGAATTATCGCGAAATTGCGCAGAAATTGGTGCCTTATATCGTCGAGATGGAGTTTACTCACGTTGAGTTTATGCCTATCATGGAGCATCCCTATTATCCCTCTTGGGGCTACCAGATCACGGGTTATTTTGCCGCCTCTTCACGTTATGGCAGCGCACAAGATCTGATGTTTTTGATCGAAAGCCTCCATAAAAACGGTATCGGCGTATTGTTGGATTGGGTTCCCTCTCATTTTCCGGGCGATGCACACGGTCTATACCGCTTTGATGGATCCCATCTGTTCGAGCATGAGGATCCTAGAAAGGGCTACCATCCGGATTGGAAATCCTATATCTTTAATTATGGACGGAATGAAGTGCGCTCCTTCTTGATATCCAATGCTTTCTTTTGGCTAGATCGGTATCACATCGATGGCCTTCGTGTGGATGCTGTGGCTTCCATGTTGTATCTTGATTATTCCCGTGAAGAGGGACAATGGGAACCCAATGCTTTCGGTGGACGTGAAAATTTGGAAGCCGTCCATTTTCTTCAGGAATTTAATGAGGCTGTTTACAGCCACTTTCCGGACGTACAAACTATTGCCGAAGAATCTACTTCTTGGCCTGGTGTCAGTAAGCCGACCTTTGCCGGCGGATTGGGATTTGGGATGAAATGGATGATGGGCTGGATGCACGATACGCTTAATTATTTTAAAGAGGATCCTATCAATCGCAAGTACTACCATAATCAAATGACTTTCGCTACAGTTTACGGTTTTCACGAGAACTTTATGTTGCCCCTTTCACATGATGAGGTAGTGTATGGAAAACAGTCATTGATCTATAAAATGCCGGGAGATGAATGGCAAAAGTTTGCCAACTTGCGTGCGCTTTATTTGTACATGTATACGTTTATTGGTACAAAACTTTTGTTTATGGGAGGCGAGTTTGCACAAACATCCGAGTGGAACGTAAATCAGTCGTTGGATTGGCACCTTACGCAATATGCTCCACATCGGGGGATGCAGCGTTTCGTAAAGGCACTTAATAAGTTGTATCGAGGAGAACCGTCCTTGTACGAGAAAGGTTTTAGTACGGATGGTTTTGAATGGATCGAGCTGGGTGATCATACCAACAGCATTTTTGCGTTCTTACGGAAGGGACATGAGGAAGATAACGATATTTTGGTTGTTCTCAACTTGACACCTGTTGTTCGAGACTACCGTGTCGGCGTTCCGAAGGCGGGAAATTGGGAGGTAATTTTAAATTCGGACGATCTCGCATTTTACGGAAGTGGACTGGAACAGGAACAGGTGGCCTCTGATCGTATTTTTTGGATGAATAAGCCACATTCTATACAACTTATTTTGCCGCCATTGGCCGGCATAGTACTAAAAAGGATCTAA
- a CDS encoding glycoside hydrolase family 31 protein, whose amino-acid sequence MAELDKKEEFASELLNEESLDNIHHVNNPVLDVPAVEKKYLGKATSYLKDGNKFIFTDGKASVEIKVFSDEIIRVRLAPQSSFLDDFSYAIKKDLDLHPISFVLEETEEAYLVKTSVVTCRIQKEDFLVSFENTYGKVINADHKPMHWEENVDFGGYYVYCTKRTAPDEAFFGLGDKSSNLNLRGRRFSNWNSDTYGFGFNQDPLYKTVPFYIGVTEGDAYGIFFDNTFKTYFDFASERNDRTSYWSEGGEMQYYYIHGPQMMEVVKHYHELTGTHFMPPLWAIGYHQCRWSYYPEANVREVATQFRKRQIPCDAIYLDIDYMDGYRCFTWNKRYFPDPKKMIADLAADGFKTVVMIDPGIKVDEDYWVFKEGKENRYFCRRGDDYFMEGYVWPGRCQFPDYTNPKVREWWGTLYRGLVEDGVAGVWNDMNEPAVFGRGTFPGDVRHYYEGFRGSHRKAHNIYGMQMVRSTYDGLKKLQRNKRPFTITRAAYAGTQRYSSVWTGDNIATWEHLRIGTLQLQRLSVSGLSFCGTDIGGFTGEPDGELYTRWMQFGVFSPFMRVHSAGDTRDREPWSFGPEWEAICKKFIELRYKLLPYIYSTFWRQHKYKEPILRPIALIEQHKAQNLLREEEFAFGHHILVSPVLHPGQQSKIVYLPEGNWYGYFDNILYAGGTEHQVDTPLDEMPIFIRGGSVIPEYPVMQYTGEKNIDALRLNIYYNEGRQDSDIYIDHGDTFAYEQSVYNEKHFIVEGKKDGLTVTQNQEGLYNERFDTYKIYFIGLPFAVNKIEVDGVIINTSMDEDNSPYFAVEKEFRKLTIE is encoded by the coding sequence ATGGCAGAATTAGACAAAAAAGAAGAATTCGCATCAGAACTCCTAAATGAAGAATCCTTAGACAACATACACCACGTCAATAACCCTGTGCTTGATGTGCCCGCAGTGGAGAAAAAATATTTGGGCAAAGCTACCTCTTACTTGAAAGATGGCAATAAATTCATCTTTACGGATGGAAAGGCTAGCGTTGAGATTAAGGTGTTCTCCGATGAGATTATCCGGGTTCGCCTTGCTCCGCAAAGCTCTTTTTTGGATGATTTTTCCTACGCTATAAAGAAGGATTTGGATTTGCATCCCATTTCATTTGTGTTGGAGGAAACCGAAGAGGCTTATCTAGTAAAAACAAGTGTCGTTACTTGTCGCATACAAAAGGAAGATTTTTTGGTGTCGTTCGAGAATACCTATGGCAAAGTGATCAATGCTGATCATAAACCGATGCACTGGGAGGAAAATGTAGACTTTGGCGGATACTATGTTTATTGTACAAAGAGGACTGCTCCAGACGAAGCTTTTTTTGGTTTAGGTGACAAGTCATCCAACCTCAACCTGCGCGGACGACGTTTTAGCAATTGGAATTCCGACACCTATGGTTTTGGTTTCAATCAAGACCCCTTGTATAAAACGGTTCCGTTTTACATTGGTGTAACCGAAGGGGACGCCTACGGTATTTTCTTTGATAATACCTTCAAGACCTATTTTGATTTCGCTTCGGAGCGGAATGACCGCACCAGCTACTGGTCAGAAGGAGGCGAGATGCAGTATTACTATATTCATGGGCCGCAGATGATGGAGGTTGTTAAGCACTACCACGAGCTCACGGGCACCCACTTTATGCCACCACTATGGGCTATTGGTTATCATCAATGCCGCTGGAGTTACTATCCCGAAGCCAATGTACGCGAGGTCGCTACTCAGTTCCGTAAAAGGCAGATTCCTTGCGATGCGATTTACCTCGATATTGACTATATGGATGGCTACCGATGTTTTACCTGGAATAAGCGTTATTTCCCTGATCCAAAGAAAATGATTGCTGATTTGGCCGCTGATGGCTTCAAGACGGTAGTCATGATCGACCCCGGTATTAAGGTAGACGAGGACTACTGGGTATTTAAGGAAGGCAAAGAAAATCGATACTTCTGCCGTCGGGGCGACGACTACTTTATGGAGGGTTACGTTTGGCCAGGACGCTGTCAATTCCCGGATTATACAAATCCAAAAGTGCGCGAATGGTGGGGAACCTTGTACCGCGGGTTGGTAGAGGATGGTGTAGCTGGGGTGTGGAACGATATGAATGAGCCTGCCGTATTCGGACGGGGCACCTTTCCTGGAGATGTACGCCATTATTATGAAGGCTTTAGGGGATCTCACCGCAAAGCGCATAATATCTACGGAATGCAAATGGTACGTTCCACCTATGACGGTTTGAAAAAGCTGCAACGTAATAAGCGGCCATTTACAATTACCCGTGCAGCTTATGCAGGTACACAACGTTATTCTTCGGTGTGGACCGGCGATAATATCGCTACTTGGGAGCATTTGCGTATTGGTACTTTGCAGCTGCAACGTCTTTCTGTATCCGGTCTTTCTTTCTGTGGTACCGATATCGGTGGCTTTACAGGCGAACCTGATGGTGAGCTTTACACCCGCTGGATGCAGTTTGGTGTGTTTTCACCTTTCATGCGGGTGCATTCTGCTGGTGACACACGCGACCGTGAGCCATGGAGCTTCGGCCCGGAATGGGAAGCCATCTGTAAGAAATTTATCGAGCTGCGCTATAAATTACTGCCTTATATCTACAGCACCTTTTGGCGCCAGCATAAGTACAAAGAGCCTATTTTGCGTCCTATTGCCCTTATCGAACAACATAAAGCGCAAAATTTGTTGCGTGAAGAAGAGTTTGCTTTCGGTCATCACATCTTGGTCTCACCGGTACTTCACCCGGGTCAGCAGTCGAAAATTGTATACCTGCCGGAGGGTAATTGGTATGGTTATTTCGACAATATTTTATACGCAGGTGGTACCGAACATCAGGTAGATACCCCATTGGATGAAATGCCTATTTTTATTCGTGGTGGAAGTGTTATTCCGGAATATCCGGTGATGCAGTATACTGGTGAAAAGAACATAGACGCATTGCGACTTAATATTTACTATAATGAAGGCCGTCAAGATTCGGATATTTATATCGATCATGGGGATACATTTGCTTACGAGCAGAGTGTTTACAATGAGAAACACTTTATTGTGGAAGGAAAAAAAGATGGCTTGACTGTAACTCAAAATCAAGAAGGTCTGTATAACGAACGTTTCGATACCTATAAAATTTATTTCATCGGACTGCCATTTGCCGTGAACAAAATCGAGGTAGATGGTGTTATAATAAATACATCAATGGACGAAGATAACTCGCCTTATTTCGCCGTAGAGAAGGAATTTAGAAAGTTAACGATAGAATAA
- a CDS encoding glycogen synthase — translation MHVIHLSVECFPLAKVGGLADVVGALPRYQRKLGLDAWVVCPFFDKAFTKERVFGTIHQGSFMQGNEKLDYEVLKEESDPLGFPLYLIRIPGKLDREEVYCYPDEAEQWIAFQHAFLHWITAAQIVPDVVNCHDHHVGLIPFLMKHAVDFNHLSSVKTLFTIHNGQYQGWMPWSKGILLPAFDTWRWGLLDWDGLINPFAAAVKCCDAFSTVSGGYLQELYRDANGLEDLIQSESQKGYGIVNGIDDEYWNPEIDTLIAKQYKKSAVKSGKKSNKKEFCEEAGLDANVLLLAFIGRFAIEKGADLLPHIIENIFSNSDYKVSIFILGSGDDAVQAGIAELLDRYPGQLATFFGYNETLAHRVYAAADLLLMPSRVEPCGLNQLYAMKYGTIPIVRGIGGLKDTVIDVEEEGGYGFVFSDADSQCAAEAVLRALEVTADPNALQKIRQREMSLDFSWDKSAKEYIQLYDQL, via the coding sequence ATGCATGTAATACATTTGAGTGTGGAATGTTTCCCGCTTGCGAAAGTAGGCGGATTGGCTGATGTTGTTGGTGCTCTACCGAGATATCAACGCAAACTAGGACTGGACGCTTGGGTGGTGTGTCCGTTTTTCGATAAAGCATTTACCAAGGAAAGGGTTTTTGGTACAATACATCAAGGGAGCTTCATGCAAGGAAACGAAAAATTGGATTATGAGGTGCTTAAAGAAGAAAGTGATCCGCTTGGATTTCCACTGTATCTGATTCGTATACCGGGGAAATTGGATAGGGAAGAGGTTTACTGTTATCCCGATGAGGCCGAACAATGGATTGCCTTTCAACATGCATTTTTGCATTGGATAACGGCGGCACAAATTGTTCCAGACGTAGTTAATTGCCATGACCATCATGTAGGCTTGATTCCATTTTTGATGAAACATGCGGTGGATTTTAATCATTTGTCTTCCGTAAAAACACTTTTTACCATTCATAACGGTCAGTACCAAGGCTGGATGCCTTGGAGTAAGGGTATTCTGCTTCCAGCATTTGATACTTGGCGGTGGGGTTTGTTGGATTGGGATGGTTTGATTAACCCATTCGCAGCAGCTGTAAAATGTTGCGATGCTTTTTCGACAGTGAGCGGCGGCTACTTGCAAGAGCTTTATCGCGATGCCAATGGGCTGGAAGATCTGATACAGTCGGAAAGCCAAAAAGGTTATGGTATTGTAAATGGTATCGACGACGAATATTGGAATCCAGAAATCGATACATTGATTGCAAAGCAATACAAGAAGTCTGCAGTTAAATCTGGTAAAAAGTCAAACAAGAAGGAATTTTGTGAGGAAGCTGGATTAGATGCTAATGTGCTGCTATTGGCCTTTATAGGTCGTTTTGCAATCGAAAAGGGAGCGGATTTATTACCTCATATTATCGAAAATATTTTTTCGAATTCTGATTATAAAGTCAGTATATTTATACTAGGATCCGGAGATGATGCCGTGCAGGCTGGTATAGCCGAGCTGCTGGATCGTTATCCGGGTCAATTGGCAACATTCTTTGGTTACAACGAAACCTTGGCACACCGCGTGTATGCAGCAGCAGATTTACTGCTAATGCCGTCGCGCGTGGAGCCTTGTGGTTTGAACCAGTTGTATGCCATGAAATACGGAACAATTCCCATCGTACGCGGTATTGGAGGGTTAAAAGATACCGTGATTGATGTAGAAGAGGAGGGAGGATATGGCTTCGTTTTTAGCGATGCCGATTCGCAATGCGCAGCTGAAGCGGTGCTGCGTGCATTGGAAGTGACGGCTGATCCCAACGCGCTGCAGAAGATTCGGCAACGCGAAATGTCGTTGGACTTTTCATGGGATAAATCAGCAAAAGAGTATATACAATTGTATGACCAGTTATAA
- a CDS encoding class I SAM-dependent methyltransferase — protein MKHLNYLEINRSSWNNRLETHVESSFYDIASFLDGRSSLNTIELDLLGDVSGKRILHLQCHFGQDSISLARLGASVTAIDLSDKAIEKAKSIAKQSGMEVNFICCDLYSLTEHLTGDFDIVFTSYGTIGWLPDLSKWANIIYHFLTAKGKFIFVEFHPFIWMFDDEFREIRYSYSNEGPIIETEQGTYAQRDADIQQEYVTWNHNLSEVFSSLLEQGLHIQEFKEFDYLPYNCFRNTIEFEPNKFRINHLNNRIPMVYALQASK, from the coding sequence ATGAAACATCTGAATTACCTCGAAATAAATCGATCCTCTTGGAACAACCGGCTGGAGACGCATGTTGAATCATCCTTTTACGATATCGCTAGCTTCTTAGACGGACGCTCATCGCTGAATACGATCGAACTAGATTTGCTAGGCGATGTTTCGGGCAAACGAATATTACATCTTCAATGTCATTTCGGTCAGGACAGCATCTCATTAGCTCGGCTAGGCGCCTCTGTTACCGCAATTGATCTCTCCGACAAAGCCATAGAAAAGGCTAAAAGTATAGCTAAACAAAGCGGCATGGAGGTAAATTTCATTTGTTGCGATCTTTACAGCCTTACCGAACATTTGACGGGTGATTTTGACATTGTGTTTACCAGCTATGGAACTATTGGATGGTTGCCCGATCTCAGCAAATGGGCAAATATTATTTATCATTTTCTTACAGCAAAGGGAAAATTTATTTTTGTAGAATTTCATCCCTTTATCTGGATGTTTGATGATGAATTTCGCGAGATACGATACAGCTATTCCAATGAAGGGCCAATTATAGAGACTGAACAGGGAACATATGCCCAAAGAGATGCAGACATTCAGCAAGAATATGTGACATGGAACCATAACTTGAGCGAAGTCTTTAGCAGTTTACTGGAACAGGGCTTACATATTCAAGAATTTAAGGAATTCGACTATTTGCCTTACAACTGTTTTAGAAACACCATCGAGTTTGAACCTAATAAATTTCGAATCAATCATCTAAACAACCGAATTCCGATGGTGTATGCATTGCAAGCTAGCAAATAG
- a CDS encoding glucose-1-phosphate adenylyltransferase has protein sequence MAHKVVSIVLGGGRGTRLSPLTEQRSKPAVPIAGKYRLVDIPISNCLNSGYNKIFVLTQFNSASLNKHIKNSYNFSIFSKGFVDILAAEQTIEGDRWFEGTADAVRRTQKNLLNVEYEYVLILSGDQLYQMDYSALIDFHVENGSDVTIATIPVNAKDATGFGILKANEENEIVSFTEKPDSVEVLNWASEVSEDMERQGRRYLASMGIYVFSKGILKSLLTDNPGMDFGKEIIPDAIDSKKVLSYQFDGYWTDIGTIKSFFDANIGLTDDVPDFNLFNETVFTRARMLPPSKISGTTLNNTIVSDGCILNADKLERSVIGIRSRIGRGTVVKATYMMGTDYYEPLEEVLELGSTQQPPPVGVGERCYIENAILDKNCRIGNDVRIKGGAHLADGDFETHTIQDGIVVVKKNAIIPNGVTIGC, from the coding sequence ATGGCACATAAAGTAGTCTCCATCGTATTGGGAGGCGGACGTGGAACACGTCTATCCCCCTTGACAGAACAGCGTTCAAAGCCAGCTGTTCCTATTGCAGGAAAGTATCGTTTGGTCGATATACCGATCTCCAATTGCCTTAACTCGGGCTACAACAAAATTTTTGTGTTGACGCAATTCAATTCGGCCTCGCTGAACAAACACATTAAGAACTCTTACAATTTCAGTATTTTCAGTAAGGGCTTTGTTGATATCTTGGCCGCAGAGCAGACTATTGAAGGTGATCGTTGGTTTGAAGGAACCGCCGATGCCGTGAGACGTACCCAAAAGAATCTCCTCAATGTGGAGTATGAATATGTCCTTATTCTATCTGGCGATCAACTGTATCAGATGGACTATTCCGCCTTGATCGACTTCCATGTGGAGAATGGTAGTGATGTAACCATTGCTACGATTCCAGTTAATGCCAAAGATGCCACAGGTTTTGGTATCTTAAAAGCCAACGAAGAAAACGAAATTGTCTCTTTTACTGAGAAACCAGATAGCGTAGAGGTACTGAATTGGGCTTCAGAGGTATCGGAAGATATGGAGAGACAGGGACGTAGGTATTTGGCATCAATGGGGATTTATGTGTTTTCGAAAGGCATTTTAAAGAGTCTGTTGACCGATAACCCTGGTATGGATTTCGGTAAAGAAATTATTCCCGATGCCATTGATTCCAAAAAGGTACTGAGCTATCAATTTGATGGATATTGGACCGATATTGGGACCATTAAATCTTTTTTCGATGCTAACATCGGATTGACGGATGATGTGCCTGACTTTAACTTATTTAATGAAACGGTATTTACGCGCGCACGTATGTTGCCACCATCAAAAATATCCGGAACCACTTTAAATAATACGATTGTCTCCGATGGGTGCATTCTCAATGCTGATAAGTTGGAACGCTCGGTGATAGGTATCCGTTCACGCATCGGCCGAGGGACAGTAGTCAAAGCAACTTATATGATGGGAACGGATTATTATGAGCCTTTGGAAGAGGTGCTTGAACTTGGAAGTACGCAACAACCGCCTCCAGTAGGTGTGGGCGAGCGTTGTTACATCGAAAATGCCATTTTAGACAAGAACTGCCGTATTGGCAATGACGTTCGTATCAAAGGTGGTGCGCATCTTGCCGATGGCGACTTTGAAACGCATACTATTCAAGACGGTATCGTTGTGGTCAAAAAGAATGCGATTATACCGAATGGCGTAACCATTGGTTGTTAA
- a CDS encoding ABC transporter permease produces MFLVITLLKESFLFALSALKDNRTRTLLSLLGVTIGIMTIIGVLSAVDTLRSNLEESVRKIGSRTLYIEKWPWDGGPDFPWWKYVNRPEPKYADFEAVKARMTTAEEVAYSINIGNSTAKYKNNSASNINVVGATHGVLTIGNLDIVDGRYFSEQESRAGTNSVILGATIAEGLFPVEEPVGKYISLMGRKLQVIGVLKREGSGMLIDVSNDDVAYIPFSLARNLVNYENYSPSISIEVKPQITLEEAESELTGILRSVRRLPPARENDFSVNKTTLITAQLDQMFAVINLAGFCIGIFSILVGGFGIANIMFVSVRERTNLIGIQKALGAKQFFILSQFLIESVALCLIGGAVGLLCVYGLAALVQAALDFKVVVSMQMVILTTGLSTVIGLVAGIVPAINAASMDPVEAIRSK; encoded by the coding sequence ATGTTTTTGGTTATCACGCTTCTGAAAGAAAGTTTTCTATTCGCGTTATCCGCGTTAAAGGATAACCGTACACGTACTCTTTTGTCCCTTTTGGGCGTGACAATCGGGATCATGACGATCATTGGCGTGCTCTCGGCTGTAGACACACTTCGGAGCAACCTCGAAGAGTCGGTTCGTAAGATCGGTAGCCGCACACTTTATATCGAAAAGTGGCCCTGGGACGGCGGTCCTGATTTTCCTTGGTGGAAGTATGTGAATCGGCCGGAGCCCAAATATGCGGATTTCGAAGCGGTGAAAGCGAGGATGACAACTGCCGAGGAGGTGGCTTATTCGATAAACATAGGAAATTCCACTGCGAAATATAAAAACAATTCGGCATCTAATATCAATGTCGTCGGTGCGACGCATGGTGTTTTGACTATAGGGAACCTCGATATTGTAGATGGACGCTATTTTTCTGAACAGGAGTCGCGCGCCGGCACGAATAGCGTGATCTTGGGAGCTACCATTGCTGAAGGTTTGTTTCCCGTGGAAGAGCCTGTTGGGAAATACATTTCACTCATGGGAAGGAAGCTGCAGGTGATCGGTGTCTTGAAGAGAGAGGGATCGGGGATGCTCATCGATGTATCCAATGATGATGTAGCGTATATTCCGTTCAGCCTAGCCCGAAACCTCGTAAATTACGAGAACTATTCCCCCAGTATCTCCATCGAAGTAAAGCCGCAGATTACTCTTGAGGAAGCCGAGAGTGAACTCACCGGTATCTTGCGCTCGGTGCGCCGTTTGCCGCCTGCGCGGGAAAACGATTTCTCGGTAAACAAAACTACCTTGATCACTGCGCAACTTGATCAAATGTTTGCCGTTATTAACCTCGCAGGATTTTGTATAGGCATATTTTCTATTCTCGTCGGTGGATTTGGTATTGCTAACATTATGTTTGTGAGCGTGCGGGAACGCACTAACCTAATCGGTATACAAAAAGCCCTAGGAGCAAAGCAATTTTTTATTCTTTCGCAGTTTTTAATCGAGAGTGTCGCTCTATGTCTCATTGGAGGGGCTGTGGGTTTGCTTTGTGTATATGGATTGGCTGCATTGGTACAGGCTGCACTCGATTTTAAAGTTGTAGTTAGCATGCAGATGGTGATTCTCACAACGGGTCTCTCTACCGTTATAGGCCTTGTAGCTGGTATTGTGCCAGCCATCAACGCGGCCAGCATGGACCCCGTAGAAGCTATCCGTAGCAAGTAA